The following coding sequences lie in one Porphyromonas asaccharolytica DSM 20707 genomic window:
- a CDS encoding DUF4290 domain-containing protein, translating to MTDTIQTTHKKSYHEVIPLPEYGHHIQHMVDHCLTIEDRDERTRCAHAIVKAMAIIQPEQAKKSEDHKVLWDHLAVMSHFALDIDYPVEPIHEEALRGAPEPLSYPEDDIIYRHYGHIIQELIKKACEMPEGDEREALALSIANRMKQAYILWNKRAVDDYTIFKDLYELSGGKLVLNEEEHQLDATTRHTPQMRGGNRSRRQYKRPARSNNSRGGGRRGGRPNRSRR from the coding sequence ATGACAGATACGATACAAACAACCCACAAGAAAAGCTACCACGAGGTCATCCCTCTCCCTGAGTATGGACATCATATCCAGCACATGGTAGACCACTGCTTGACCATTGAGGACCGCGACGAGCGGACTCGGTGCGCTCACGCTATTGTCAAGGCGATGGCTATCATACAGCCCGAGCAGGCTAAGAAGTCGGAGGATCACAAAGTCCTCTGGGATCACCTCGCCGTCATGTCGCACTTTGCGCTAGACATTGACTATCCCGTAGAACCCATTCACGAGGAGGCACTCCGTGGTGCGCCTGAGCCTTTGTCCTATCCCGAGGACGACATCATCTATCGCCACTATGGGCACATCATTCAGGAGCTGATCAAGAAAGCGTGCGAGATGCCTGAGGGTGACGAGCGCGAGGCTTTGGCACTCTCCATCGCCAACCGTATGAAGCAAGCTTATATCCTGTGGAATAAGCGTGCCGTCGATGACTACACCATCTTTAAGGATCTCTACGAACTCTCTGGCGGTAAGCTCGTGCTGAACGAAGAGGAGCACCAGCTAGATGCTACCACACGACACACGCCTCAGATGCGGGGTGGCAACCGATCAAGACGACAGTACAAGCGTCCAGCACGTAGCAACAACTCTAGAGGAGGTGGTCGCCGAGGCGGTCGCCCCAACCGTTCTAGACGTTAG
- a CDS encoding glucose-6-phosphate isomerase produces the protein MKTAASLIKIDTTHAQAHLSAETIRQAEQDALAAIQTLHTGSGVGNDFLGWLTLPEEMLERDLCKEVQTVADKLRHECLYIICIGIGGSYLGGKAVMEALGDHFSTHRKPDLGRPQVLFAGNNISSDYLHDLMDLVVDKPFGIVNISKSGTTTEPAIAFRMLSQYLVARDGQEVAKRRIVAITDKKRGALRRLADEQGYDTFVIPDNVGGRFSVLTPVGLLPIALAGFDIEALLQGASDTALLYSSTEHPLETPAVQYAVTRQAAYRERAVSEVLVAFEPRLSAIGQWWMQLFGESEGKEGKGLLPLSLTYTTDLHSMGQWIQQGPHNILETMIVVDTPRDTITIPTDEQNLDGLNYLAGETMHYVNEQAHLGTLLAHEDGGVPVLQLQLPQIDARTIGAFIYTMEYAVAVSGYMMGINPFDQPGVEDYKRNMFALLAKPGFESETKVMRQRLNK, from the coding sequence ATGAAGACAGCCGCATCGCTCATTAAGATCGACACAACACATGCGCAGGCTCATCTATCGGCAGAGACCATCCGTCAGGCGGAGCAAGATGCGCTCGCAGCGATTCAGACGTTACACACAGGCTCAGGAGTTGGTAACGACTTCCTAGGCTGGCTCACGCTCCCCGAGGAGATGCTCGAGCGTGACCTTTGCAAGGAAGTACAGACGGTAGCCGATAAGCTTCGCCATGAGTGCCTATATATAATATGTATAGGCATCGGGGGCAGTTACCTAGGAGGTAAGGCTGTCATGGAGGCACTCGGAGACCACTTCTCCACACATCGTAAGCCTGATCTGGGGCGTCCGCAGGTACTCTTCGCTGGGAACAATATCAGCAGTGACTATCTGCACGATCTGATGGATCTGGTCGTGGACAAGCCTTTTGGCATTGTCAATATCTCTAAGAGTGGTACGACGACCGAGCCAGCTATTGCCTTCCGCATGCTGAGCCAATACTTAGTGGCTCGTGATGGTCAGGAGGTGGCTAAGCGGCGTATCGTTGCCATTACCGACAAGAAGCGAGGAGCTCTGCGTCGCCTAGCAGACGAGCAGGGGTACGACACTTTCGTCATACCGGACAACGTAGGCGGTCGCTTCTCCGTATTGACTCCTGTGGGACTCCTGCCGATTGCTTTGGCAGGCTTTGATATTGAGGCATTGCTCCAAGGCGCCAGCGACACGGCTCTCCTGTATAGTAGCACGGAGCATCCGCTAGAGACCCCGGCGGTGCAATATGCCGTGACAAGACAAGCCGCCTATCGAGAGCGTGCTGTGAGCGAGGTGCTGGTCGCCTTCGAGCCTCGGCTGAGTGCCATCGGGCAGTGGTGGATGCAGCTCTTTGGCGAGAGCGAAGGCAAGGAGGGCAAGGGACTACTCCCGCTCTCTCTGACCTACACGACCGATCTGCACTCGATGGGGCAGTGGATACAGCAAGGCCCCCACAACATCCTCGAGACGATGATCGTGGTCGACACGCCGCGAGACACCATAACCATCCCGACAGATGAGCAAAACTTAGATGGTCTTAACTACCTAGCAGGCGAGACCATGCACTATGTCAATGAACAGGCGCATCTAGGCACGCTCTTAGCGCACGAAGATGGCGGCGTGCCAGTCTTACAGTTGCAGTTGCCGCAGATCGATGCTAGGACGATTGGCGCCTTCATCTATACGATGGAGTATGCGGTCGCCGTCAGTGGCTATATGATGGGGATCAACCCCTTTGACCAGCCAGGCGTGGAGGACTACAAGCGCAATATGTTTGCCCTCCTAGCTAAGCCAGGCTTCGAGAGCGAGACGAAAGTGATGCGCCAGCGGCTCAACAAATGA
- a CDS encoding NAD(P)H-dependent glycerol-3-phosphate dehydrogenase, producing the protein MDIGRIGILGSGSWATALAKISLESTPEINWFVRRDDQVQRFKATGHNPDYLSSAAFDPERITFYTEGSINPFFRNSDTIILVTPSPYIKHYLKKVKRSSMRGKLVINAIKGIVPDENLLVSEFLIKEFSLPKEQIGVVSGPCHAEEVAQERRSYLTTGAYSSELAHLMADTLSCDYITCTTSDDVVGIEFASVLKNIYAIAAGICNGLNYGDNFQSVLISNAIAEMNSFVNTVHLLNNRVITNSVYLGDLLVTAYSNYSRNRTFGTMIGKGYSVKAAQVEMEMVAEGYYGAKCVRELNTTRYRVNMPIMDAVYEILYNKQSAKETIERLSLKFR; encoded by the coding sequence ATGGATATTGGTCGCATAGGCATACTAGGTAGTGGTAGCTGGGCTACTGCACTGGCTAAGATCTCTCTAGAGTCTACGCCTGAGATAAATTGGTTTGTGCGTCGTGATGATCAGGTGCAGCGCTTTAAGGCTACGGGACACAACCCCGACTACCTCTCGAGTGCTGCCTTTGATCCAGAGAGGATAACCTTCTACACCGAGGGTTCGATCAATCCTTTCTTTCGCAATAGTGACACCATCATCTTGGTGACCCCTTCGCCCTACATCAAGCACTACCTCAAGAAGGTGAAGCGTAGTAGCATGCGGGGTAAGCTGGTCATCAATGCGATCAAGGGCATTGTGCCTGACGAAAACCTTTTGGTCTCGGAGTTCCTTATTAAAGAGTTCTCCCTGCCAAAGGAGCAGATCGGTGTGGTGAGTGGTCCTTGTCACGCTGAGGAGGTGGCGCAGGAGCGTCGTAGCTACTTGACCACAGGAGCTTACAGCAGTGAGCTGGCGCATCTGATGGCTGACACGCTCTCGTGTGACTACATCACCTGTACCACTTCAGACGATGTGGTCGGCATTGAGTTTGCTTCGGTGCTAAAGAACATCTACGCCATTGCTGCGGGTATCTGCAACGGACTCAACTATGGAGACAACTTCCAGAGCGTGCTCATCAGTAACGCTATTGCTGAGATGAATAGCTTTGTCAATACGGTGCACCTGCTCAATAACCGTGTCATTACTAACTCGGTCTATCTAGGCGACCTGCTCGTGACCGCTTACTCCAACTATAGTCGCAATCGTACCTTCGGCACGATGATCGGTAAGGGGTACAGTGTCAAGGCGGCGCAGGTGGAAATGGAGATGGTGGCGGAGGGCTACTATGGTGCTAAGTGCGTGCGCGAACTCAACACAACACGCTACCGAGTCAATATGCCGATCATGGACGCTGTCTACGAGATACTTTATAACAAGCAGTCGGCTAAGGAGACCATTGAGCGGCTCTCTCTCAAGTTCCGCTAA
- the lysS gene encoding lysine--tRNA ligase, which produces MDLHLLELSDQEIARRNSLDEIRQMGINPYPAAEYVVTAHAQEIQDQYQDEAPRQEVSIAGRVMSRRIMGKASFMELQDTSGRIQVYVTRDDLCPGEDKDLYNKLFKKLLDIGDIVGVKGFVFRTQTGEISVHAEELTLLSKALRPLPIVKAKDDQVFDGFTDPELRYRRRYVDLIVNDEVKGIFVKRTKIFQSMRNFFNARGYLEVDTPVLQSIPGGAAARPFVTHHNALDIPLYLRIANELYLKRLIVGGFEGVYEFSRNFRNEGMDRTHNPEFTCMEIYVAYKDYRWMMQMTEQMIEHICQEVLGSTTIQVGEHTIEFKPPYRRLTMIDAIQEYGGVNIDGMDEAELRKMCQSKGVEIDDTMGVGKLIDELFGAVAEPHLVQPTFIIDYPKAMSPLTKEHRDRSDLTERFELFVNGKELANAYSELNDPIDQRHRFEDQLRLSERGDDEAMYIDHDFLRALEFGMPPTSGMGIGMDRLVMLLTGQESIQEVLLFPQMRPEIQPKRDKEEAYEAVGIDKTWVPLLQKAGYLTVADLAGKAPGKVMQQMMDINKKYKLGLQIPALEEISKWVGEESTK; this is translated from the coding sequence ATGGACTTACACTTACTAGAACTTAGTGACCAGGAGATAGCACGTCGCAACAGCCTAGACGAGATACGTCAGATGGGCATCAACCCTTATCCAGCAGCCGAGTATGTCGTGACGGCGCATGCTCAGGAGATACAAGACCAATATCAAGATGAGGCACCTCGCCAGGAGGTGAGCATCGCTGGTCGTGTCATGAGCCGACGTATCATGGGTAAGGCTTCCTTTATGGAGCTACAAGATACCTCGGGACGTATACAGGTCTATGTGACTCGTGATGACCTCTGCCCAGGAGAGGATAAGGATCTATACAACAAGCTCTTTAAGAAGCTTCTCGACATTGGCGACATCGTCGGTGTCAAGGGCTTTGTCTTCCGTACCCAGACGGGCGAGATCTCGGTGCATGCTGAGGAACTGACCTTGCTGAGCAAGGCTTTGCGTCCGCTCCCTATCGTCAAGGCTAAGGATGATCAGGTTTTCGATGGCTTTACCGATCCTGAGCTACGTTACCGCCGTCGCTATGTGGACCTGATAGTCAATGATGAGGTGAAGGGGATCTTCGTCAAGCGTACGAAGATCTTCCAGTCGATGCGCAACTTCTTTAATGCGCGTGGCTATCTAGAGGTGGATACGCCTGTCCTGCAGTCTATCCCTGGTGGTGCTGCGGCTCGTCCCTTCGTAACTCATCACAATGCGCTTGACATACCGCTCTACTTACGCATCGCCAATGAGCTTTACCTCAAGAGACTGATCGTAGGTGGCTTCGAGGGGGTTTACGAGTTTAGTCGTAACTTCCGCAATGAGGGTATGGACCGGACGCACAATCCTGAGTTTACCTGTATGGAGATCTATGTAGCCTACAAGGATTACCGCTGGATGATGCAGATGACGGAGCAGATGATCGAGCATATCTGTCAGGAGGTGCTAGGCTCTACGACTATTCAGGTAGGGGAGCACACGATAGAGTTTAAGCCTCCCTATCGTCGCCTCACGATGATCGACGCTATCCAAGAGTATGGCGGGGTCAACATCGATGGCATGGACGAGGCTGAGCTACGCAAGATGTGCCAGTCTAAGGGCGTGGAGATCGATGACACGATGGGTGTCGGCAAGCTGATAGACGAACTCTTTGGTGCAGTCGCTGAGCCACACTTGGTGCAGCCGACCTTTATTATAGACTATCCTAAGGCGATGTCTCCGCTCACTAAGGAGCACCGCGATAGGAGCGATCTGACAGAGCGCTTCGAGCTATTTGTCAATGGTAAGGAGCTGGCCAATGCTTATTCGGAGCTCAACGACCCGATAGATCAGCGTCATCGCTTTGAGGATCAGCTACGCCTGAGCGAGCGTGGAGACGATGAGGCGATGTATATCGATCACGACTTCCTGCGCGCTCTAGAGTTCGGTATGCCCCCCACATCTGGTATGGGTATCGGTATGGATCGCCTCGTGATGCTCCTGACGGGTCAGGAGAGTATTCAAGAGGTCTTGCTCTTCCCACAGATGCGTCCTGAGATACAGCCTAAGCGTGACAAGGAGGAGGCTTACGAAGCCGTTGGCATTGACAAGACTTGGGTGCCACTCTTGCAGAAGGCTGGCTACCTCACGGTCGCAGACCTTGCGGGCAAAGCTCCTGGCAAGGTGATGCAGCAGATGATGGATATCAATAAGAAGTATAAGTTAGGCTTGCAGATCCCTGCACTGGAGGAAATATCCAAGTGGGTGGGCGAGGAGTCTACGAAATAA
- a CDS encoding calcium/sodium antiporter — MSILLYFLLLILGLVMITAGANFLTNGSVTIAERLGVSQLVIGLTIVGFGTSAPELVVSITSALANKPDIAIANVVGSNISNILLILGVSAMIYPIRVTHDAMKRDIPIAMLVTAICLVMASDHLLTGGFSGNIIDRGDGIVLLCFLIFYLYLAFMSAAKEKAPETDLSSLEEDLDKSKAKHATRTLLLSIAKVIGGLALLVFGGRLFVDNASSIARSWGVSEAIIGLTIVAIGTSLPELATSVVAAVKRQPDLAIGNVVGSSIFNILFILGASATITPLVPAGIQLLDYLMMLVAVFLLFIFSNVLGRAMISRKEGIALLVVYVAYMTYLILQSLGIGV, encoded by the coding sequence ATGTCAATACTACTCTACTTCTTACTGCTCATCTTAGGCTTGGTCATGATCACAGCTGGGGCCAACTTCCTTACCAATGGCTCTGTGACGATCGCTGAGCGACTAGGCGTGTCTCAACTAGTGATCGGTCTTACGATCGTAGGTTTTGGTACCTCAGCTCCTGAGTTGGTCGTGAGCATCACCTCGGCTCTAGCCAACAAGCCAGACATCGCCATCGCCAATGTGGTGGGAAGTAACATCTCCAATATCCTCCTCATACTAGGCGTCAGTGCTATGATCTACCCGATCCGTGTGACACACGATGCTATGAAGCGTGATATACCGATAGCTATGCTGGTCACAGCCATCTGTCTCGTTATGGCGAGCGACCATCTCCTCACGGGAGGATTCTCGGGCAATATCATCGATCGTGGCGATGGTATCGTGCTCCTCTGCTTCCTCATCTTCTACCTTTATCTAGCCTTCATGTCTGCGGCTAAGGAAAAAGCACCCGAGACTGATCTCTCATCGCTAGAAGAGGATCTAGATAAGTCTAAGGCAAAGCATGCAACTAGGACACTGCTACTCTCTATCGCTAAGGTCATCGGGGGACTCGCGCTACTGGTCTTCGGTGGACGTCTATTCGTAGACAATGCCTCTAGTATAGCACGCTCGTGGGGTGTAAGCGAAGCAATCATCGGACTCACCATCGTAGCCATCGGCACCTCACTGCCAGAGCTAGCCACATCTGTCGTGGCAGCCGTCAAGCGTCAGCCAGACTTGGCCATCGGCAACGTCGTGGGGAGCAGCATCTTCAACATCCTCTTCATCCTCGGCGCCTCTGCCACGATCACGCCCCTGGTACCAGCAGGTATACAGTTGCTGGACTATCTGATGATGCTGGTCGCTGTCTTCCTCCTCTTTATCTTTAGCAACGTCCTCGGACGAGCTATGATCAGCCGCAAGGAGGGCATTGCACTGCTCGTCGTCTACGTAGCTTATATGACCTACCTCATACTCCAGTCTCTCGGCATCGGAGTGTAG
- a CDS encoding TPM domain-containing protein, translating into MKRTLLLLGLLLSFWVLPAQKAVSWEDIPNVQLQDSTQFVSDVAHIIEPEAQQRINETILSMRQTHGVEGVVITLPSIGQSGSIEDLAREILRGWGVGSKIDNSGFVMLISLDSRQIRIETGYGLEGVLPDALCSQIIAHRMAPHFKRGDYSTGILSGVQAIQETITANYEGATRTDRAEEDQVADGVFNGLVVLLALILCVVMLVSYKDEQTAPEQRIKRLNRQILGFLFIALILMIGGSFLLIAGAIVVLLALYAILRHRLSQEALRCHTCHQDQLQRLSDTAKLSLLTPAQQLEERLGSVHYLVKQCDNCGAVERYGEVAGNSPYKRCPHCGTYAMQRIGTLRLRSTDRRIAYIHRQKYHCLYCDQDHHEDETVYKENDSALGGAILGGIIGSSLGRGGFGGGFGGGFGGGGFGGGSGGGGGATGGW; encoded by the coding sequence ATGAAGCGCACTTTACTCTTACTCGGACTACTGCTATCATTTTGGGTACTACCTGCTCAGAAGGCTGTCTCGTGGGAGGATATTCCCAACGTACAGCTACAGGACAGCACGCAGTTTGTCTCCGACGTAGCGCACATCATCGAGCCCGAAGCGCAACAACGAATCAACGAGACGATCCTAAGCATGCGCCAGACGCATGGCGTGGAGGGAGTCGTCATCACCCTTCCCTCCATCGGTCAGAGTGGCTCTATCGAGGATCTCGCACGGGAGATACTCCGTGGCTGGGGCGTGGGCTCTAAGATAGACAATAGTGGCTTTGTCATGCTCATCTCGCTAGATAGTCGTCAGATACGCATAGAGACGGGCTACGGACTAGAGGGCGTGCTACCGGATGCCCTCTGTAGTCAGATCATAGCTCATCGTATGGCACCACACTTCAAGCGTGGAGACTATAGTACAGGCATCCTCTCTGGCGTGCAGGCGATACAAGAGACGATCACGGCAAACTACGAGGGGGCGACTCGCACAGATCGTGCCGAGGAGGATCAAGTGGCGGATGGCGTGTTCAATGGATTGGTGGTCCTCTTGGCGCTGATCCTCTGTGTCGTCATGCTGGTCTCTTACAAAGACGAGCAGACAGCTCCAGAGCAGCGGATCAAGCGACTCAACAGGCAGATCCTAGGCTTCCTATTCATAGCTTTGATCTTAATGATCGGTGGAAGCTTCCTCTTGATAGCGGGAGCCATTGTCGTACTCCTCGCTCTTTATGCGATCTTGCGCCATCGGCTCTCTCAGGAGGCTCTCCGCTGTCATACATGCCATCAAGATCAGTTGCAGCGTCTCTCTGATACGGCTAAGCTATCGCTCCTGACGCCAGCACAGCAACTGGAGGAGCGACTCGGTAGTGTGCACTACCTAGTCAAGCAGTGTGATAACTGTGGTGCTGTAGAGCGTTATGGCGAGGTAGCCGGTAACTCCCCCTACAAGCGTTGTCCGCACTGCGGAACCTATGCCATGCAGCGCATCGGGACACTCCGTCTGCGCTCTACTGATCGGCGCATAGCCTACATCCATCGTCAGAAGTATCACTGTCTCTACTGCGATCAAGACCACCACGAGGACGAGACTGTCTATAAAGAAAATGACTCTGCACTAGGTGGAGCTATATTAGGCGGTATCATCGGTAGCTCTCTCGGACGAGGTGGCTTCGGAGGTGGCTTCGGCGGAGGTTTCGGCGGCGGAGGCTTTGGCGGTGGTTCGGGCGGTGGCGGTGGTGCCACTGGGGGCTGGTAA
- a CDS encoding LemA family protein → MTNQATAPKSRRGLTTTIIIVAVVLLLVFWGVGQYNSIVVLDEQVNTSWSQVENQYQRRADLIPNLVETVKGYASHERETLEGVINARAKASQPIVPSGEGMTQEQLNQFQQAQGDLTSALSKLMVVVERYPELKADENFRQLQAQLEGTENRITTARMDFNNQAQQYNTKIRHFPTNICAGIFGFRQRPYFQAEAGAEQAPQVKF, encoded by the coding sequence ATGACAAATCAAGCTACAGCCCCCAAGTCTCGTCGTGGTCTGACAACGACAATTATCATCGTGGCGGTCGTACTGCTCCTTGTCTTCTGGGGCGTGGGACAGTATAACTCGATCGTGGTACTAGATGAGCAGGTCAATACCTCGTGGAGCCAAGTGGAGAACCAATACCAGCGCCGTGCCGACCTAATCCCCAATCTTGTGGAGACGGTCAAGGGCTACGCCTCTCATGAGCGCGAGACCCTCGAGGGAGTGATCAACGCCCGCGCTAAGGCTTCACAGCCCATCGTCCCATCTGGCGAGGGAATGACTCAAGAGCAACTCAATCAATTCCAGCAAGCTCAGGGAGACCTAACTAGTGCGCTTAGCAAACTGATGGTTGTCGTGGAGCGTTACCCCGAGCTCAAGGCAGACGAAAACTTCCGTCAGCTACAGGCTCAACTAGAGGGTACGGAAAACCGTATCACGACGGCCCGTATGGACTTTAACAACCAGGCACAGCAGTACAATACGAAGATACGTCACTTCCCGACGAATATCTGCGCCGGTATCTTTGGCTTCCGCCAGCGTCCTTACTTCCAGGCTGAGGCTGGTGCGGAGCAAGCCCCTCAAGTAAAGTTTTAG
- the pyrI gene encoding aspartate carbamoyltransferase regulatory subunit, with protein MKAKTQDALSKQQEGMLVTAICNGTVIDHIPPKKLFKIAHLLQLEDMEEPITIGNNLDSHYLGKKGIIKISGRMLSDEEASRIALIAPDVHINIIKDYEVVDKRTLHLPEEIIGFVKCPNAKCITNNEPMHTHFHLIDAEHEVLCCHYCGRKVTEDRIELL; from the coding sequence ATGAAAGCTAAGACTCAAGACGCACTAAGCAAGCAGCAAGAGGGCATGCTGGTCACTGCCATCTGCAATGGTACCGTGATAGATCATATACCCCCCAAGAAGCTCTTTAAGATAGCCCATCTCCTACAGCTCGAGGATATGGAGGAGCCTATCACCATCGGCAACAACTTAGATAGCCACTATCTAGGCAAGAAGGGGATCATCAAGATCTCCGGACGGATGCTATCCGATGAGGAGGCGAGCCGCATAGCACTCATCGCTCCTGATGTACATATCAATATCATTAAGGACTACGAGGTGGTGGACAAGCGGACGCTACACCTCCCAGAGGAGATCATTGGCTTTGTTAAGTGTCCTAACGCTAAATGCATTACGAATAATGAGCCTATGCACACGCACTTTCACCTCATTGACGCTGAGCATGAGGTACTATGCTGTCACTACTGTGGACGCAAGGTCACCGAGGATCGCATCGAGCTACTCTAA
- the pyrB gene encoding aspartate carbamoyltransferase has protein sequence MKHIVSIEQCDEQDILRILDRAALFEANPNRHLMDGMVGATLFFEPSTRTRLSFETAVNRLGGRVIGFSDPKSSSSTKGESLKDTLLIVSNYADVIIMRHYLEGAALYATEVSPVPIVNAGDGANQHPSQTLLDLYTIRSTQGTLKDLHIVMVGDLRFGRTIHSLIEGMRFFSPRFTFVAPPELRLPEEYRQYCDEHHLRYEETSLFTPEVIADADILYMTRVQRERFTDMEEYERVKDVYILNKEMLQGTKDNLRILHPLPRVNEIATDVDSSPKAEYFRQAQNGLYIRQSILCEVLGIDVDK, from the coding sequence CAATCCTAATCGCCATCTAATGGATGGGATGGTGGGTGCCACCTTGTTTTTCGAACCGTCGACGCGTACCCGACTGAGCTTTGAGACGGCGGTCAATAGGTTGGGCGGACGAGTCATCGGATTCTCCGATCCTAAGTCTAGTAGCTCGACGAAGGGTGAGTCGCTGAAAGACACTCTACTCATCGTCTCTAACTATGCCGACGTGATCATCATGCGGCACTACCTGGAGGGTGCCGCTCTCTATGCTACGGAGGTCTCACCCGTGCCGATCGTTAACGCCGGTGATGGTGCCAATCAGCACCCCTCGCAGACGCTCCTCGATCTCTACACAATCCGCTCTACACAGGGTACTCTCAAGGATCTACACATCGTGATGGTGGGTGACCTGCGCTTCGGACGTACGATCCACTCGCTCATAGAGGGGATGCGCTTCTTCTCACCACGTTTTACCTTTGTCGCACCGCCTGAGCTGCGACTTCCCGAGGAGTACAGACAGTATTGCGATGAGCACCATCTACGCTATGAGGAGACTTCTCTCTTTACCCCTGAGGTAATTGCCGATGCTGATATACTCTATATGACTAGGGTGCAGCGAGAGCGCTTTACTGATATGGAGGAGTATGAGCGTGTCAAGGATGTCTACATACTCAATAAGGAGATGCTACAAGGCACCAAGGACAATCTACGCATCCTCCACCCGCTGCCCCGTGTCAATGAGATCGCGACCGATGTAGATAGCAGTCCTAAGGCGGAGTACTTCCGCCAAGCTCAGAATGGACTCTACATACGTCAGTCGATACTCTGCGAGGTACTCGGTATAGATGTTGATAAATAA